From a single Arachis hypogaea cultivar Tifrunner chromosome 3, arahy.Tifrunner.gnm2.J5K5, whole genome shotgun sequence genomic region:
- the LOC112790766 gene encoding F-box protein SKIP8: protein MEISSVTVLSEPFLIAVTVTALCFFLAIFSLLRSSSLSSPLSKFAPFHSKNHRDSGCSCNGTVSPSDSAPYLNGGAAQMLDPTPPVPAPVAPAVLAERRTGSSSMMEELVPEITTHALSYLDYPSLCRLSMTNSLMRKAANDDNAWKALYHKDFTLEQDTITPSNGWKAYYAATRAIVNINTEFFNIVRDKSLQSMSRFWLNADYVKCIHASGELFSGYNAVMQSWQIMFNWEQGLNFQVRDVRARVLTDMAWVTMKTYVDMDTGPFNVTNVFESHNGRWYMVHHHSSVMNGEVEQHIVHG, encoded by the exons ATGGAGATTTCCTCTGTCACTGTCTTGTCGGAGCCATTCCTCATCGCCGTTACTGTAACCGCTCTCTGCTTCTTCCTCGCCATCTTCTCACTCCTCAGAtcatcctctctctcttctcccctCTCCAAATTCGCACCTTTTCATTCCAAGAACCACCGCGATTCTGGCTGCTCCTGCAACGGTACCGTTTCGCCCTCCGATTCCGCCCCCTACTTGAACGGCGGCGCTGCCCAAATGCTCGACCCCACTCCTCCCGTCCCAGCTCCCGTTGCCCCGGCGGTGCTGGCGGAGCGGCGCACAGGGTCGTCGTCGATGATGGAGGAATTGGTTCCGGAGATTACGACTCATGCCCTCAGTTATTTGGATTATCCAAGCTTGTGTCGTCTTTCTATGACCAATTCTTTGATGCGAAAGGCTGCCAACGATGACAATGCCTGGAAGGCCCTCTATCACAAG GACTTCACATTGGAACAAGATACTATTACACCAAGTAATGGGTGGAAGGCATACTATGCTGCAACAAGAGCAATTGTGAATATTAATACAGAATTCTTCAACATTGTAAGAGATAAGTCTCTTCAATCAATGAGTCGTTTTTGGCTAAACGCAGATTACGTGAAGTGCATTCATGCCTCAGGAGAACTCTTTTCAGG GTATAACGCGGTAATGCAGAGTTGGCAAATTATGTTCAACTGGGAGCAAGGATTAAACTTTCAGGTTCGGGATGTACGTGCTCGGGTCTTGACGGACATGGCTTGGGTCACCATGAAAACATATGTTGACATGGATACCGGACCATTTAACGTTACCAATGTCTTTGAGTCCCACAATGGACGGTGGTATATGGTTCATCATCACAGTTCTGTGATGAACGGTGAGGTGGAGCAACATATTGTGCATGGATAA
- the LOC112790765 gene encoding uncharacterized protein: MNIALFSVPSSLPLPIQPHARLNKHNTSCQTISYHLSSKSFVALCSPSPSSSSSSSSSVVGDPDESGYGTTQSGGCKACGREEVEKGCNGEGRMQGGIATVPGFGWWPIKAYRPCPGFVASGGRYRRYGQSMDEVAFGRGPTPSSSPTDSNPISNKKQDPKKSEIIAFTLTALLNVVLLRLFCSTLVHSFTIPQI, encoded by the exons ATGAATATAGCTCTTTTCTCGGTTCCATCTTCTCTCCCTCTTCCTATTCAGCCTCATGCCCGATTGAACAAGCATAATACCTCATGTCAAACAATCTCTTACCATCTTTCTTCTAAGTCATTTGTTGCTCTGTGCTCGCCTTCAccgagttcttcttcttcttcttcttcttcagtggTTGGGGATCCTGATGAATCTGGATACGGCACCACACAGAG CGGGGGTTGTAAGGCATGTGGAAGAGAAGAGGTAGAGAAAGGGTGCAACGGTGAAGGAAGGATGCAGGGTGGGATTGCCACTGTTCCTGGATTTGGTTGGTGGCCCATTAAAGCTTATAGACCATGCCCGGGTTTCGTGGCCTCCGGTGGTCGCTATCGCCGATACGGACAAAGCATGGACGAGGTTGCCTTCGGCCGTGGCCCTACCCCCTCTTCCTCTCCCACCGACTCCAACCCGATAAG CAACAAGAAGCAAGACCCCAAGAAATCAGAGATAATAGCCTTCACACTCACTGCATTGCTCAATGTGGTTCTGCTTCGGTTGTTCTGCTCTACACTCGTACACTCATTCACTATTCCGCAAATATAA
- the LOC112790764 gene encoding RNA polymerase II transcriptional coactivator KELP, translated as MEDAESKERIEETVRTILEGSNMDEMTESKIRKQASTHLGLDLSQPPLKAFVKQVVQAFLDEKQRQPEPEADHNKPEYDDDGDLIICKLSERRRVTVQDFRGKTLVSIREYYRKDGKELPTSKGISLTEEQWSAFKKNVPAIEKAIKKMQSGNI; from the exons atgGAGGACGCGGAATCGAAAGAGAGGATTGAGGAAACGGTGCGGACGATTCTAGAAGGATCCAACATGGATGAGATGACAGAGTCGAAGATTCGGAAGCAGGCTTCCACCCATCTCGGCCTCGACCTCTCCCAGCCGCCCCTCAAAGCCTTCGTCAAGCAGGTCGTTCAAGCATTCCTCGACGAGAAGCAGCGCCAACCTGAACCTGAAGCAGATCACAACAAGCCGGAGTACGATGACGACGGCGATCTCATCATCTGCAAGCTCTCTGAGAGGAGAAGGGTCACCGTTCAGGACTTCCGAGGCAAAACTTTGGTCTCCATTCGCGAGTATTATCGAAAGGACGGCAAGGAACTCCCTACCTCTAAAG GAATAAGTTTGACAGAGGAGCAATGGTCAGCCTTCAAGAAAAATGTGCCTGCTATAGAAAAGGCCATTAAGAAAATGCAGTCCGGCAACATATAA
- the LOC112790763 gene encoding uncharacterized protein, which produces MGNCSIKGTTGECHHTIRILSDSGAILQFKGPKTVGQVLQHYPGYGVFLWGHPSTPLQVHETLAYGIFYYLLPLKEKAPAEDQIPSNGVSAQGEGQELLQWSEVESKKSDDTEQPNKLLCAEGACNYVQNLSPGSALEVLPSAKNGVWRVKLVIGTRQLEEILSEQVNTEALIEKMRMAASSSPTRSRTMATWKVGWKPTLFHTLLAPISRARITASEYSFGSG; this is translated from the coding sequence ATGGGGAATTGCTCCATTAAGGGTACCACTGGAGAATGCCACCATACTATCCGTATCCTGAGTGATAGTGGTGCCATTTTACAGTTCAAAGGTCCTAAAACTGTTGGCCAAGTGCTCCAGCATTACCCAGGCTATGGTGTTTTCCTCTGGGGTCATCCCTCAACACCATTGCAGGTCCATGAGACCTTAGCCTATGGTATTTTCTATTACCTTCTTCCCCTGAAGGAGAAAGCCCCGGCGGAGGACCAGATACCTAGTAATGGGGTTTCAGCACAAGGGGAAGgccaagagcttcttcaatggtcaGAGGTTGAGTCAAAGAAGAGCGATGATACTGAGCAACCTAATAAGTTGCTGTGTGCTGAAGGGGCATGCAATTATGTCCAGAACTTGTCTCCCGGGTCAGCTCTTGAAGTGCTGCCTTCGGCTAAGAATGGGGTGTGGAGAGTGAAGCTGGTGATTGGCACAAGGCAGCTAGAGGAGATTTTGTCGGAGCAGGTGAACACGGAGGCGCTGATCGAGAAGATGAGGATGGCTGCAAGTAGTAGCCCTACAAGGAGCAGAACCATGGCCACTTGGAAAGTTGGGTGGAAGCCAACACTCTTCCATACATTGTTGGCACCTATTTCCCGTGCAAGAATCACTGCTTCAGAGTATAGCTTTGGTTCGGGTTAA
- the LOC112790761 gene encoding uncharacterized protein, which yields MGCASSKGIDPANAGVYRPAPTSFAVFDINAIEEPWLKHLNNTPQTHQDEKPIPTHVPTPILHKLNMLDSTEAPQSWDEVSKALQDLNKPLQPPEEPPQKLNPHPQPRKTMSFHTLEELDAKLNPKPRPELTKAVTTNWKLNKKEFNKQPPPAPIRTSGKEEEAEEGGVRIKPVKDNIFIVRDRMERQKEEKESAYEKISRDPLSSFPEKCPPGGEEAVVLYTTSLGGVRKTYEECNRAREVLEGQRVVIDERDVSLHGEFLRELKEVLREEEQVRLPRVFVKGRYVGGLSELVELQETGRLRRILNASGVERGLGRQACGGCGGVRFVPCLDCGGSCKLPSKERCPNCNENGLVHCPACLSL from the coding sequence ATGGGGTGCGCCTCCTCAAAGGGTATCGACCCCGCCAACGCAGGCGTATACCGTCCGGCACCGACGAGCTTCGCTGTGTTCGACATTAACGCCATAGAGGAGCCATGGCTCAAGCACCTCAACAACACTCCCCAAACCCATCAGGACGAGAAGCCCATCCCCACCCACGTGCCCACCCCTATTCTCCACAAGCTCAACATGCTTGATTCAACCGAAGCTCCCCAATCATGGGACGAAGTTAGCAAAGCCCTCCAAGACCTCAACAAGCCCTTACAACCGCCCGAGGAACCGCCACAAAAGCTAAATCCACATCCACAGCCCCGCAAGACCATGTCGTTCCACACATTGGAAGAATTAGACGCCAAGTTAAACCCCAAACCCAGGCCAGAGTTGACCAAAGCTGTCACCACCAACTGGAAGTTGAACAAAAAGGAGTTCAATAAACAACCACCGCCTGCACCAATAAGAACAtctggaaaggaagaggaagcGGAAGAAGGAGGCGTGAGAATCAAGCCGGTGAAAGACAACATCTTCATAGTGAGGGACAGGATGGAGAGGCAAAAGGAAGAAAAGGAATCAGCATACGAGAAGATAAGTCGGGACCCGCTGAGTTCGTTCCCGGAGAAGTGCCCGCCGGGGGGAGAGGAGGCGGTGGTGCTTTACACAACGTCTCTGGGGGGAGTTCGGAAGACGTACGAGGAGTGCAACAGAGCGAGGGAGGTTCTGGAAGGGCAGAGGGTGGTAATCGATGAGAGGGACGTGTCACTGCACGGTGAATTCCTTCGGGAGCTGAAGGAGGTGCTGCGGGAAGAGGAGCAGGTTCGGCTGCCTCGAGTTTTCGTGAAGGGAAGGTACGTTGGTGGGTTGAGCGAGTTGGTGGAGCTGCAAGAGACGGGTCGACTCAGAAGGATTCTGAATGCGAGTGGTGTCGAGAGAGGCCTTGGTAGGCAGGCGTGTGGAGGGTGCGGTGGAGTCAGGTTTGTTCCTTGTTTGGATTGTGGTGGCAGCTGCAAGCTTCCTTCCAAGGAAAGGTGCCCTAATTGCAATGAAAATGGCTTAGTCCATTGCCCTGCTTGTCTTTCTCTTTGA